In the Halorubrum ruber genome, CTCCTCATTCCTCACTATCTGGATGATGAGAATTGCTACCAGCGGAGCTATGAGTCCAATAATCTCGAAGACAGAGAGAGCAAAACCATACATTTTGAATATTATATCAGTTTAAATATTGTAATACGAACTTGTCACCTCAATGTACAAGCACCATTGACAAAAAGGTTAACTTTGGTATCGTCTCTGACCTCACTGACATTTGGTGTGCGTACCCATCAGACCAGTTTGGGATTCTCTATACAGAAACCCAAACTCGCACCTCCCCTGAACCGTTTATAAACCAGCTACCTCGAAACACCCCGAACAATGGAAACCCAAACTCAGGACAAAGCGACCGTCTGGCTCAAGCCGGAGCAGGTTGACCAGATGCGTTCCGCGACCGTCGAAGCGAGCGCGCCGTACCTCGCCGCTCGCAACGACGCGCTGATCGCGACGCTCTACGACTCCGGGCTCCGCGTCGCGGAGGCCGTCGCGCTCGACGTGGCCGACCACATCGACCTCGACGACGGCGTTCTCGCGCTCCCGGCAGACATCCAGAAGGACTACCCGACCGACCGCACGCCGAACTACACCGAAATTGAGCTGGCCGACGAGACCGTCCGGACGCTTCGGACGTATCTCGCCGGTCGCTGGAAGGAGGCTGCGGCTATGTGGCCGTCACGGCAGTCTGATCGGATGACGACCGAGTCGGTCCGCAACGTCGTCCGGGAGGCCGCCGTCGGCGCCGACGTGCGACCGATGACGGTCACTGGGCGAGGTGACCCGAAGGACGTGACGCCGCACACGCTCCGCCACAGCATCGCCTACCGGATGCTCAACGTTGAGGAGGGTCACAACGACGTGCGGAACCGGCTCAGGCATGCGACGATCCAGACCACCGAGAGAGTCTACGACCACATCGATCGGGTGTAGTTACTAATCGGCACGGAAGCCGCGTTCTATTTGAAAAACAGTTCAGCCCGCCTGAACCAATAAAACACTATCCTAAGATTGTGTTACAAGAGGGACAGACGCGAAGTGATGTTGTTGAACTACTCGTCATACCCCCATTATAGCCCTCCGTGTTAGACGATCCAGTTCCCATCAATATATCTATATTTTCACCCTCGATTGTTGAACCACAGTGAGGACACTTCGCACCAGCGACTATATTAGCCATATTGGGAACTGATTATCGTTTCATATAAATCTAATTCAAGCATGTATCCAACTGATGATACCTGTAATTCTGTGTCTCAGCAAATCAACGAAGTGATCGTCTCCCTTTCACAATTTATTCAGTTATCAATTAATCAATAATAACTATACTGCGGGCGTGTGACGTGTCGGTATGGTCACCACTGACCTACCGACGACCGAGGAGTTTGAGGACGCAAAAGAAGCGATCGAAAACGACGAGCCGGAGCTGGCGCCGCACTTCGCCTACTGGCACCACGTCGACGAGTTCGGCGAGTACAGCACCTTCATGGCCTACGTCGCGGCGAATAAAGCGAGCCGGAGCGCGCAATCGGCCTCCGCCGCTGAGTCGGCGTTCGACGGCTACGAGCGCGCGGCGAAGGGGCTGCTGCTCGGTATCGGTGCCGCGGCCCTCATCGAGGCGGTGATCGGTGATGCGCGCCTCTGAAGCTGGCGCCGCCCTCGCGCTCCAGCCGGAGAACGAGGGCGAGCGAACCGCGCTGTCACGGCTCCGCGAGATCTACCGTCGGGCGACCGCGTACCGTCTCCCCTGTCCGTTCTGGGACGACGAGCCGGGCCGGTACTGCGACCTCAACCCGACCGGCGCGGACGCCCTGGTGCTTCGTGACGAGATGGGCTCCGACGCCGTCGACGGCGAGGCCGCCGAAGGGGCGCGCGTCGACGATGGGGAACCCTGCCCGGCGCTCGCGTTCGACCCGACCGGCGCGGAC is a window encoding:
- a CDS encoding tyrosine-type recombinase/integrase, translating into METQTQDKATVWLKPEQVDQMRSATVEASAPYLAARNDALIATLYDSGLRVAEAVALDVADHIDLDDGVLALPADIQKDYPTDRTPNYTEIELADETVRTLRTYLAGRWKEAAAMWPSRQSDRMTTESVRNVVREAAVGADVRPMTVTGRGDPKDVTPHTLRHSIAYRMLNVEEGHNDVRNRLRHATIQTTERVYDHIDRV